A DNA window from Niabella yanshanensis contains the following coding sequences:
- a CDS encoding HesB/IscA family protein, with protein METIIASSPVTLTPGAVKEIKRLISEPGFDATQLLRIGVKGGGCSGMSYVLGFDHKTEADKEFEIEGVLCIINKSHELYLAGMEIDWSDGLDNRGFTFSNPNASSTCGCGTSFAV; from the coding sequence ATGGAAACAATTATAGCATCCAGCCCGGTTACCTTAACACCCGGTGCGGTGAAAGAAATAAAAAGACTGATCAGTGAGCCCGGATTTGATGCCACGCAATTGTTGCGCATTGGCGTAAAAGGGGGAGGATGTAGCGGAATGAGCTATGTGCTCGGCTTTGATCATAAAACGGAAGCCGATAAAGAATTTGAAATAGAGGGGGTTTTGTGCATTATCAACAAATCGCACGAATTATACCTGGCAGGTATGGAAATAGACTGGAGCGACGGTCTCGACAACAGGGGATTCACATTCTCTAACCCTAATGCAAGCAGCACCTGTGGCTGTGGAACCAGTTTTGCTGTATAA
- a CDS encoding class I SAM-dependent methyltransferase yields MPDIHYSFCPVCQSDNLQRVFNVKDYTVSGKEFEIIHCNACTARFTQDVPGLDDIGFYYKSEDYISHTNTSKGLINQLYQRVRVRTMKQKAAIIKRHTGLKSGKLLDIGCGTGTFLHTMQQQGWEVAGLEPESDARAIGKEEYGIDARPSHELFSLPPQSFNAVTLWHVLEHVHTLHEYVAQIKNLLATDGYLFIAVPNYTAKDAKVYGSYWAGYDVPRHLYHFSPKAMGQLVQQHGLEIDEMLPMWFDSFYVDMLSSKYKSGKINYISAGLHGLASNINAMGNTKECCSVIYVIKNKATV; encoded by the coding sequence ATGCCTGATATACATTATTCTTTTTGCCCGGTTTGCCAATCGGATAACCTACAGCGCGTCTTCAACGTAAAAGATTATACCGTTAGCGGTAAAGAGTTTGAAATAATTCATTGTAATGCCTGTACCGCAAGGTTTACACAGGATGTTCCGGGCCTGGACGATATAGGGTTTTATTATAAATCGGAAGATTACATCTCCCACACCAATACCAGCAAAGGGCTGATCAACCAGCTGTATCAACGGGTACGGGTACGCACCATGAAACAAAAAGCTGCCATTATTAAGAGACATACAGGGCTGAAGAGCGGAAAGTTGCTTGATATTGGTTGCGGCACGGGTACATTTTTGCATACCATGCAGCAGCAGGGATGGGAGGTGGCCGGATTAGAGCCCGAATCTGATGCAAGGGCCATTGGTAAAGAAGAATACGGTATTGATGCCCGCCCTTCTCATGAACTTTTTTCATTGCCCCCGCAAAGTTTTAATGCCGTCACTTTATGGCATGTACTGGAGCATGTACATACTTTACATGAATACGTGGCCCAGATAAAAAACCTTTTAGCGACTGATGGGTATCTATTTATTGCAGTACCTAACTATACGGCCAAAGACGCAAAAGTTTACGGTTCTTACTGGGCTGGTTATGATGTGCCCAGGCATTTATACCACTTTTCACCCAAAGCAATGGGGCAGCTGGTACAACAACATGGCCTGGAGATTGATGAAATGCTCCCAATGTGGTTTGATAGCTTTTATGTAGATATGCTCAGTAGTAAGTATAAGAGTGGTAAGATTAATTATATAAGTGCAGGTCTGCATGGATTAGCTTCCAATATTAACGCCATGGGTAATACCAAAGAGTGTTGTTCTGTTATTTATGTAATAAAAAACAAGGCAACGGTTTAA